From the genome of Maridesulfovibrio bastinii DSM 16055:
CTTTTACGGGCGGCATAAGCAAGAGCCCGGCCATAATTTCCGGTGGAAACTCCGACCACACCTTTCTTCTTGTCTCCATCTGAAAGTGAGAGGACTGCGCTTGCAGCCCCGCGAAGTTTAAAGCTTCCGGTAAACTGTTGAAATTCATATTTTAAATAAACATCATGTCCGGTTTTCTCGCTGAGTCCTTCAGAGCGGACCATGGGGGTGCGACGGATGATATTGCGGGTTATATTGCGTGCTTTTAATACTTCACGCATGCTTACTTCTGGCATTTTTTTATCCTTTCAAGGTCATCAGCCGACCGAATTTAATTCCCGGAAGATCCAGTCCATTCATGGTAAAAAGCCGCCATGCCGCAGCCTGATTGCTGGTGATCACCGGACGTCCTGTTTTTTCTTCAATCCGGGCCGCAACTTCAGGAGAGCGCAGTGCCGTGCAGGAAATAAAAAGGGCTTCTGAATCGCTCGACATTGCCTGCACAGCTGTTTCAACTATGGAATCCGGTTCAAGGCGGGCCATATCACGGTCATCTTCCAGACCAAGACCCAGAACATTCTGCACTGAACAGCCCTGTTGTCTGAAAAAATCAGCTACAGGCTTTACTGAATCAGCAATGTATGGAGCAAGAATACTGATGCGTTTTGCCTGCAAAGCTTCAAGGGCTTTTATTGCTGCATTCAGTGGAGTTATTATCGGAACTCCGGGCAAGGCTTTATGGATATAACTGCTTACAATATCATCACCGATAACTGCTGTTGCGGAAGTGCAGCCATAATAAACAGCCTTGAGCGGTGTTTCAGGTGGAAGCATGGATGCTGCAAGTGATAGGCGCGGTGTTGTCGCCCGCAGATTTTCAGGAGTCACCGGGTTTGCGTATTCCAGTCTTGTCGTATGGATGCGCAGTCTGTTGTCTCTGCGCATCATGTAAAAATCTTCTTCAGTGGTTAAATCAGTGGACAGCAGCAGAAGACCTATTCTGATGAATGATGATTCAGCGCTGAATTTCAACGGTGCAGTCCGGGTGCTGTCATTTGAAGTTGAGTTCATACTTTCTCCTGATTTTTAAATAACCATTGCAGAAGGTT
Proteins encoded in this window:
- a CDS encoding aspartate/glutamate racemase family protein — its product is MNSTSNDSTRTAPLKFSAESSFIRIGLLLLSTDLTTEEDFYMMRRDNRLRIHTTRLEYANPVTPENLRATTPRLSLAASMLPPETPLKAVYYGCTSATAVIGDDIVSSYIHKALPGVPIITPLNAAIKALEALQAKRISILAPYIADSVKPVADFFRQQGCSVQNVLGLGLEDDRDMARLEPDSIVETAVQAMSSDSEALFISCTALRSPEVAARIEEKTGRPVITSNQAAAWRLFTMNGLDLPGIKFGRLMTLKG